GTGAAGCGCGGCTTGGTCGTCGTTCTCGCGAATCGCAACCAGGTGGCCATCCTGCTGCTCCATACGAATGCCCCGCGGCAAACTGGTTTCCAGCTTGCCCTTGGGACCTTGCACCGCGACGACGTTCCCCTGGATGTTCACTTTTACTTCTTTGGGAAGTGCGATCGGTTTTCTGCCAATTCTCGACATAGCAATTCTCGGTTCTCAGTTCTATCTGCTAATACCGCTCACCAAACTTCGCACAGGATCTCGCCGCCCACACCTTCTCTGCGGGCCTGGCGGCCGGTCATCACCCCGCGGGGTGTGGTCAGGATGTTGATTCCCATCCCGCCCAGCACGCGTGGAATCTCGGTGCGACCCACATACACCCGGCATCCCGGCTTTGAGACCCGCTCCACGTTGGTGATGGCGGCTTCGTTGGCGTTGCTGTACTTCAGGTAAATGCGCAATACTTTCTTGCCTTCTTCTTCCACCGGCTTGAAATTCGAGATATAGCCTTCCTCTTTGAGGATGCGCGCAATCTCCAGCTTCAGCTTCGACGCCGGCACATCTACCTTCTGGTGCCTGGCACGGAGCGCATTGCGCACCCGCGTCAGGAAATCTGCCACCGGATCGGTCAACCTCATCTGCTTGCTTCTCCTAAATCAAGTTTCAGCTCTTTGTAAGAGCTTCTGAAACTCGAAACTCAGAACTTGAAACTCGCAACTAAACTGCCTTACCAGGACGATTTCGAAACCCCGGGAATCTCTCCCCGCAATGCCAGACCGCGGAAACACAAGCGGCAAAGGCCGAACTTCCGCAGGTACGCTCGCGGACGTCCGCAAATCTTGCAGCGGTTGTGCTTGCGCGTGGAAAATTTTGGTTTCTTCGCGTCCTTTACTCTTTTTGCGGTGGTTGCCATTAATCCCTTTCAGCTAGTTCTGAATGTGCACTCAAGCTCTAAACGGCATTCCCATGTGACGCAACAGCGCCCGTGCCTCATCGTCGGACTTGGCGGTGGTCACGATAGTCACGTTCATGCCCTTAAGCTTGTCCACCTTGGCATAGTCAATCTCCGGAAAGATCAACTGGTCACGCAGTCCGAGTGTGTAATTGCCGCGTCCATCGAAGGACTTGGTCGAAACCCCGCGGAAATCGCGGACACGTGGCAAAGCCACGTTCACCAAGCGGTCAAAAAATTCATACATGCGATCGCCGCGCAGCGTGACCATGGCCCCAATCGGCATTCCGGCGCGCACTTTGAACGCCGCAATCGACTTCTTTGCCCGAGTGATCACCGGCTTTTGCCCGGTGATCTGTCCCAATTCGTTCGCGGCCGGATCGAGAACCTTGGCGTTCTGCGTGGCCTCACCGACTCCCATGTTGACCACGATCTTATGCAACCGCGGCACCGCCATCGGGTTTTTCACTTCGAATTCCTTCATCATCGCAGGCTTGATCTCCTGCTCGAAGCGCACCCGCATGCGTGCCGGTTCCTTGCCGCGCGCCTTCTGCTCCTGTGGCCGCTGCTCTTGCTTGGGTTCGCTTGCTTCGCCCTT
This genomic stretch from Terriglobales bacterium harbors:
- a CDS encoding type Z 30S ribosomal protein S14, with protein sequence MATTAKRVKDAKKPKFSTRKHNRCKICGRPRAYLRKFGLCRLCFRGLALRGEIPGVSKSSW
- the rplE gene encoding 50S ribosomal protein L5, with translation MRVRFEQEIKPAMMKEFEVKNPMAVPRLHKIVVNMGVGEATQNAKVLDPAANELGQITGQKPVITRAKKSIAAFKVRAGMPIGAMVTLRGDRMYEFFDRLVNVALPRVRDFRGVSTKSFDGRGNYTLGLRDQLIFPEIDYAKVDKLKGMNVTIVTTAKSDDEARALLRHMGMPFRA
- the rpsH gene encoding 30S ribosomal protein S8, producing MRLTDPVADFLTRVRNALRARHQKVDVPASKLKLEIARILKEEGYISNFKPVEEEGKKVLRIYLKYSNANEAAITNVERVSKPGCRVYVGRTEIPRVLGGMGINILTTPRGVMTGRQARREGVGGEILCEVW